One bacterium DNA window includes the following coding sequences:
- a CDS encoding class I SAM-dependent methyltransferase, with product MAKKYFQEKDLHNLKDEIEHGKRISDKAEFIWGQATKAGKLRVERRSYLLTSLAEINTAEKTLELGCGTGEYTSRLSPSSKKIIAIDISLPLIQQAKQKLPDVNFIIADAENLPFKEGIFEAVVGNAVLHHLNLDKALAEMKRVLKPGGKIAFTEPNMLNPQNLVVKNIKFIKKIVGESPDEQAFFRWQISRILINKGFNDVVARPFDFLHPVTPTPLISLVNIVGKLCEKMPIIKEIAGSLMIKGNKQ from the coding sequence GTGGCAAAAAAGTATTTTCAGGAGAAGGACTTGCATAATTTAAAAGATGAGATAGAACATGGCAAACGAATCTCAGATAAAGCAGAATTTATCTGGGGGCAGGCAACTAAAGCTGGCAAGTTAAGGGTAGAACGCAGAAGTTATCTCTTAACATCATTAGCAGAAATTAATACGGCTGAAAAAACCCTTGAATTAGGCTGTGGCACTGGTGAATATACATCAAGATTATCACCATCTTCAAAAAAGATAATTGCCATTGATATTTCATTACCATTAATCCAGCAGGCAAAACAAAAATTACCAGATGTCAATTTTATCATTGCCGATGCTGAGAATTTACCATTTAAAGAAGGTATTTTTGAGGCGGTCGTTGGGAATGCCGTTTTACACCATCTTAATTTAGACAAGGCATTAGCAGAGATGAAACGGGTCTTAAAACCAGGTGGTAAAATCGCCTTTACTGAACCAAATATGCTTAATCCACAAAATCTCGTTGTCAAGAATATAAAATTCATCAAAAAAATAGTGGGTGAATCGCCTGATGAACAAGCATTCTTCAGATGGCAAATATCACGAATCTTGATAAATAAAGGATTTAATGATGTCGTGGCAAGACCGTTTGACTTTTTACATCCAGTTACGCCGACACCATTGATTTCGCTTGTGAATATTGTGGGTAAGTTATGCGAAAAGATGCCCATAATCAAGGAGATTGCCGGCTCACTGATGATAAAAGGAAATAAGCAGTAG